Within Channa argus isolate prfri chromosome 4, Channa argus male v1.0, whole genome shotgun sequence, the genomic segment CATTTTTACCATTGTCACTAACACTACAATTAGTACTATCAGTATTATCATTGAACACCTGACAAAATAATCTTTGTCTAAATCAGCTAGATGTTTTTTCACCCATTCATGCATGTTTAATTGTCCTAAATATGACTGTAGGGGTGTGATGAGAGGATGTGACATTTTGGTGTCATGTAGTATCACAAAATAACCTCAACATCAGCTTGTTCTTCTGATAAGCATGGTCTTAAGCTCTTTGTTCCTTCATGTCTGTAGTCCAAATGTATTGGTGTTTGCAGCCAAATAAAATTACTTGCAGAAACGATCAGCATAATGTACTGAATGTTTAAGTGAACAGTGTACcttaaacacattcaaactgACTGGTTACCATTTGTCCCATAGTGTTCATGCTGCCTAGCTGAGATTATTGTTTCCAGCTTATACTGTGTATTATCTTTCTCACAGTCAAAGTGACTGAGCAGTTAAAACACTGTGACCTCTTCTTTCCATATGCTCTTCTTGTGGCCATAGTATTTAAACCTTCCTCACAAACCAGATTGATAATGTCATTAATTAAGTGCCTTGATATAGCAGATATAACATGCTGCTAGTCCTccattattttgtgtgtttatagagTGTGGGTGGGTTGGTGTTTGCATCTGGCCAGCTGTGCTTCGCATTCAAAGACTTGGCACAGCAAACAAGGAGCTGTGTGGCAGTTTAGAGAGGCAGCACAAAGTAGTCTCTATCTAGAAAACGAGGTTTTGGTTTTTCAAGTCCTTTCTTAAGGGCTTTGTTATAATAGCATGTTAGCTCAATTAAAGAAGCAGTAGGTTATAATTAAGTTGGGAGTTTTCTCCTGGACTAAGTCAGAAGCAGTTCACTTGAATGAAGCCACTTGTTACATTAAAGATGATGtatattcttttttgttgttgttgttgttgttgttgttgatgcaaCTTTTTATTTGTGATCTGTTTTGCGCTGTGTTAAAAATAGATTTCTCCCTCAGCTGATTCTGTGGCTATTTTCAAGTGTGTATGATTCTTCAGAGCCCCTGTACACTACAAAGAGCAGCGGCATTACGAGCTGCTGCTGAATCACTATTTAGAGGCTCATCATGTCTTGCTTCTGGCAATGGAAGCAGTTGGTGCCTTTAAAGTCTTGGTCTGATCAAGACTTATTCTTTCAAGGACAAAGTCAAGATGTTCAGCGtgcatttaatgtgtttaaaaaagccATTGTGTAACTTTCCTTGATATGGATTGTTTATGCTTTCATTATGCAGCATTTTGATATTACTAACCCCCAAGTACCCCTAAGATAGTCTTTAAAGAAGTTTAACCTGGCACCTGTcttggtaaatggctgcttatataaTGCATTTATCCAATGcttttcatacacacacacacaacgctGGTGCCACGGAGGGTGCTTACCTGACCCACCtgaagcaacttggggttcagtgtctttcctaATGACCCTTCAACAAATAGCCAGtgtgagctacagccacccctgcAGGTCGGCTGTCAATCCCTGTGTCATAGTAATATCCAGCCAACCATGTAATAAGGTTTCTTTCAAAACCTTGAAACATCTGTTTGGCCTTTGAATACTATTTTTAGGGAAAAGTTATGAAACACAAGGACAATACAAGGAACTGTTAAGGTCTATGATATGTATTATTTAAGAAttattcagtgtctttcccCTCAGCTCAGATAGCAGTTGGACATTGGACCATGAACTGTAATCAAGGTACTACCAAGTCATGCATGATCCACTATGCAATGCAATTTAAACAGTCAGACAAAGATTAATTGCAAATTCAGTGCACAAGTCACATTTTCCAGTACTATATTTTGGCTGTTCTAGTGTTAACCATAAAGTTGTGTGCAAGAGGTACAGTTGCCTTCTGATGAGCTGAAAATTGCACCATTCATCACTCCAAGGTcaagttcattaaaaaaagaatcgGAGATGTTGAGCGCATGCTTACCAGTGCCAGGCCACTGAGGTGCATGAACAACCACACATGATGTTTGTACACATGGcgagtgtatgtgtgtcagcGTATTgccttattttaaaactgaaaatgaggaAAAGGGTTTCTTGCGATGCTGACGTTGTAGGTAAGAACATGTTTTTCATCATGTATGGTTATTAGTCTCCATTTTGTTGCCACTTAAACAAATTAGGCATTGGTTAGACAAGTGATCAGGTCTGATAATTTTTCTCAGAAAGTGAAGTAagtgacagtgagaaagaaTGAAGAGCAAATTCCAAGTGGCTAATTTTTACATGCTTCAGTAATAGTTGATGTTATCATGCTTATTGATTCATTATGTCAAATTTAAAGGTCCATGTTAAAAGTTAGAATTTCCTTTTTCcgaataatttgcaaatcataaCAATTTAatctaaatataatatattatgttTCTTCTTCAAAAatctatatatacatatagatatagatagttTGGTTTCCCCTGCATGTAGGGGTATGCAATCGTCCATCGACTGTTATGTTGATGGAAGAAAAAACTCTGTAACCTGCTTCAAAATAAGGGGGTTCTAACCTTTGCACATGACTGCAGCTTACTCATAACATCTGAAACACACTGCAACTTTATCCTACTGATTCATCTGAGTGTTACTTTACTACACACAATGTAGAACAATTTATCATTGTACAAAATTTGCCCAAGAGGTGTCAAGTGTTACTCATTTCATTATAAATCAATATTTGGGTATACTATATGGAATTTCATGTTGGTCATTTAGGGCCAGGGCAGCTTAACTCAGTTATTTCAAACTAAAGCTACCCCACTGATGTAATGTCATAGTTGTTCATGCCCAGATAACATAGCTTATAGTAGGGTGCCTGCCTGTCTGCTATGCAAAGTCATGTTTGatctcattctttttctctgttgaaCAATTTAGCCCTGTTTAGGCAAATGTTAATGGTTATTGTTAGCCACAATAGAGTATAGTGTGAATGTTCGtagattttgtaattttactaAAGTAGACAGCAGAACCCCAGGCTGTGCtgtacaacagaaacaaattctTCCTATTTACGAGCAGAGGTTGCTGAAGTTctcataaaatattattaagtaaaactacaaatgcaCTGACAAAATTGTattcaaataaaagtaaatgcacCACATTCACATTTCTAGGCAGGTAAGTAAGAACATAATTTAAGTTAATAAGTTAATAGAAAGTCCCTGTCTATGGAGAAGTTCTGCTTTGTTATTAAGGATCCTtatgccaaatcagcatgcggacaatgatccactatggcgactctgaactcacgggataagccgaaaggacaaaaataaataaatacattttcattatattcCCTACAATCTTTTCCCCCAAACTATGcttattctgtaaaataaacactaaaaactgAACTAAGTAAAAACATTGCTATGTTGTGAAATAGGAAAAGCAATGTGATGTAATGTTTAACTAAGTACGTGTACTTTTTGgtaatttccatttttgtttactAGAAAAGAGATTTAAAACTACTGAAATACTTTCAGTTAAAGTTAAGCTGTGTTCTGCCACATAAGAAATTAAATTGGGTGTGTGAATAATTACAGTTGCAAGAATTTTAAGTGGTCTATTTCTGTAACAGTCCAGTGTTTGAAATCAGTGATGAGTCTGGACTAaactgacaaaatattttttttcttctgcagagGAGTCTCTCTTGGACCAACCTGTGGAAATTTTGGGACGTGTTTCAAGGTCAACTAGGTCATCACCTTCTGCATTGCCAGCCATACTTTACACTGCCTTTAAAAGCCTAGATTCACCTGGTTCCCTGCAATCTATTCCTGAACCAAACCACGATAATAGGACTGCTAACATCACACTTTTCGAGTCGGGAAATGTTCCTTTGAAAAACTCCAAATTAATCCCCTCTGAACCTGTACTGGCAAATAAATCGTCATCAAGTCCCTCTGCCTCTAATACATCAACACCTCTGCTTTTACTTAATTTTGAGCAGGATGGAGCATCAGAACAAACACCAACAATCACAACTTCACAAACTGGTCAGCCTCTTGACCCCCCAATACTGGCTGTCACTGACCATCTGGGAGATGAACCTTATAGTAAAATTCTGGAAGTGAACCAGCTGAGCCCGAGCCTTGCTCCCTTGTGGGAGAACAAACCAGCAGATGACATAAACATTTTAGCCAACTCAAATGAGATTCTGGCTCCTAGTTACAATGTGCCTTTCATTGCCCCCCACCATACTTCACCTTCATCTGAACCCACTGAGGCCTCTTCAGAGGACTTCTACCCCACCAACTCCATGGAATTAGACTGGGGATCTGGGGACTACTTGGaaacaatgtcatttttaaattcagatggAGATGACAATTCTTTGGTCAGCAAGGTGCCCGCTGACTCATATGATTTGGAGGACTACACAGAAACCTATGACACATCTTTCCCTTCAAGAGTGGGCATATCCCCTTCATCCTCGCATCCTTTTCATGTGTCTCCTTCTCCTAGCCTCATGACATTGAACAGCACCGGTCTTCCTCTTATGTCTGTCCATCCTTACTCCTTTTTCCCCACAATTCGTTATACACTGGAGCCTACTCCTACAGCTGACAGTGATATTGCTGAAGCATCAGATTTAGATTGGCCGGATGATTTCACAATCCAACCAACAGATGTTCTTTTACCTGACATGAACAGCTTGGAGTATTACACCAATCAGTTGAACAAAATGAACAGTTCAGACACTGGTGCTGAACACAGGGGGAATGTTACAGTGGTGTCCATTGATGCTACAGACATCACACCCACTAACAGCTTTACCAATGATTCTAAATTGATTGAGGAGGAGTCCTCCAGTGATCTTTCAGGAGCTGAGCCTCATGATGAATCAACCACAGTAATAACCACAGAGCCTTTCCTGGATCCGTCAATAGTCCCAAGTGTCTTCTTTGATCCTTCTTCTTCCATCTGGAGTGGTCAGGTTTCCACCACAGATGTGAATACTGTATTAACAGATGCTACACTACCCCATGCCACACCTTTGTTACCAGATGATATAATATCTTCCTCCTCTATAGCGGATGTTCATTGGTTTATTACAGAGCCGTTCCTAGAAAGTAACATACACACCACTCCTGTCTTAACTCAAACCATAACTTTCTCCCCTGTTCCCACTGAACCTTCTGGCAACACAATTGATGGCATAACAGAAATAACTCCCCAAGACTCTACTTTTCCAACTAAATCAAGTCCGAATATCACTTTAGATTCAACTGAAGCCATATTGAATGTCACTTTTGGGCCCCCAGTTGTTTTGGGTGATCAGGGGGTGACTGAAGATGGAGGTGACATCTTAGCCACAGTGAACTTGATCCCAACTAGCAGAGAAGCTAATACCATCCCTGCCGTACCCACAACTACAAATGCCACTACTATTTCTTATCCAGCAACAACTAGAATCACTGCCACCACTGAAGCCTCAACTAGTGTAGACGTCATCTCTTCCAGCAGTGAAAAGACAACTACAGCACCAAGATTGTATCTGTGCAGTCTTGACAGACATGCTCATCTAGTACAAATAGGTaaaatttaaatctaattttctaaattatatttaatgtaatctttaaaactgtaatttgcAATAtttagtacatacagtacactatAACTATTACCTTATGCTCTCTTCTGGAGATTTTCCTTCTGCGGCCACTGTTGGATATGCCAAATCGCAAATTAGAGACATACTGAAAGCAGAATTCAACAAGTCAGTGGAGCTACAggtacatttctttctttggtgGAGTAGGAAAACCTATAATGACAACATAGACCATTAAGGTGTAAAAGGCAGCCTGTCAATATATTATGTTATTCTGGGGGGGATGGACTGTCATCTAATGACCCTCACACaaatagtgtgtatgtgtgtaagagGGAGATGcaaagggggatgcaaacttatgcactcatttaattttcattgttttactaactttttatacactccttcaCCATTTTTGCTACTTCTGATGATGGAAGAACATCTGTACTACATAAATATATGGTAACATTTCGTTATGTTTAGGCTTAAGTTTTCATCCCCCCACATGGAATGTTAGTGTAGAGAGTGTGACCTAAACTTAACAATAACATTGCACATTTAGCTGGTAGAAATGTTCTTAATCATCAGAAGAAACTGAAATGGTCAATGTATAAAAAGTTAtggttaaataatgaaaattatctTGGTACAAAAGTTTTCATCCCGATTgataaatttattttatatgtatttaatgtGTGAAGAAGGAACACTTGTACTAGCTACTTGTTCATTGAATATcatgttgattaaaaataaatcattgttttagtctttcTAAAGACCTTTCTGGTCTTTTAGTCTTTAGtctttctttcaaaataaaggatgcaaacatttgcacgcAACTGTATATACTACTTGAGTTTATGTACATTACAGTGGTGCAGATGAACTATGAAGACCAGACATCTTCCTgaggttttttttactttgttgtacAATAAAGAAATGGCATGAGAGCCACAGTGACCTATCAAATACATCCACTGCTTGTTTAACACCTAAAAGTAATTGAGGAGTAAATATGTGatattgtgtgatttgttttggtcatttttcatttctttatctttGAAGGTTGTGGAACCCCCACCCAAGTTTGTGTTTCGAGTGGTGTCTGGCCCAATTATATACACAGCCATATCTGTCATCAATGCTCTGCAAAGGTCTCGGCGCcgcttcctgtctgtgtctcccATCTGGACACCACCAGACAGTAAATATAAAGTCCACACAGGTACATGACCTTTCAAGTgttgtttgaatttgaattgaTTTTGATGAGCCTTTGTTTTTAAACTCTAAAACTCTTTTTGCCTTCACTCTATGCAGTGCTACAGTTTGTTCCCAGTTCTATAGACGTGCGCTTCTGCAACTTCAGTGAGAACATTGAGAAAGGTTTGACTATGGCCTTTGCAGAAGTGTGCAGACGTTCAAAGGAATCAACCGACTTCACAGTCCATGTGAGTGGGACCTGGAAGGATAAGTAGCCTCACATGTGCACTCCACTTAGAAGGTTACCTCACATTTCAGTGTCTCTTTGAATGctattgttttgaaatgttctgAAATATAGGTGCTGCTTACTTTCAGTGCAGGGCATAGCTTTACTATACACATTGTATTGTATCTATTTTCCTGAAAATTAGAAGAATTAGATTATCTTGttatgaaaatagtttttagttttttgcagaATTGTAAGCAACTCTCCAAAACTTATTGTGTCAACTCCACCAAAacttaaaaactacaaatgttaaaaaacatccATGAAGTCTAGGATAACACTATTTTGATCAATGCCTGAAAATCTTGTAACTGTTAAAATTTGACTATGAAGTATCTGTGCACCCGCTGGTGCATCAATTAAGGGAGCATTTGCCGTTTACTGAAGCAATAGTCAAAACTAAAATCCCTTAGTCACAGTTATACTTTTTTATGACCCTGAAATAGTTGATGACTCTTTTTACCAGCTGCATAATCGatgtacattttctgttttggaaaGTTTGCCTACTGGGCAACTAAATCATCTCAGCTACTAGCCTGAAGGGCAAAGGATCTTAAAATGTACACGTCAAGCTATGCACTGTAAGACCTATATTTCtaaattgctttaaataaaatggagtCATGTGCAATCTATTCTGTCATTCCTTCTCCATGACTGATTAAGTCTGGGTGACAATTTCTAATAGGCTTTAGGGCGCAGAAAAAAGTTTTCCCATCCAGGGATGGCGAATTAAATTTAAGGTATTGTGAGATTAAACAAGTATGAAGGAAATCTGTTTAGGAAGATATATGTAGTTAGAAGCACCTGAAAGTCTAATCTAAGGTATTGGGAGCCATTGAAGGGAAGCGAAAATGGTTGTAATATCGTCACATTTTCTTACTGagtgttgttttattgtacCAATACTAAGTCTCAACTATCTCCCATTAAAAAGGGAATTACTTCAGATTTCTTTTGAATGTCTGAACACCCTGTGAGCACAGACAGTGAGCAAAGAAAGTGATTTTGGCCAACTGTATGCACAATATCAGTAATTACAAAAGGGTTAAGGGAATTACAAATTCACTTTTTTCCTTGCATTCACTGTAGATGCTTTGCTGTAGCAAACATCCTCCACACTTCACTCTCCATGTCCTGAACACAAACTCAGGGTACTTTACTTTAAGGAGTTCATGCTTAAATTGTTGAGTATTAAAGAAGCTTACTGTTTGTTAATAAAGAGCTTATTTGGCTATGTGGTTAGTTGGCTTCAGTAGAACTTTGCGTAATCCTATTACACTGATGCCTGTATTATAGTCTCTTAGCTATAATAAAAGTAGGATTTATAAGCAACTTACACACTGTGTCCTGAGCCACACTGCCCAGTTGTGTTTCCGATCACTGAAACCAACAACATATTTGTAACTTTACTGTAACTGATAAAGAGACAAACCAACTATCCCAGAACTACTTCAgcagcaaaatggaaaatgttttgttcgTTTACTTATGTAATCATTGGTCTGCTGAATATCACATCTTCAATCGTGTAACTTTGTTTCAGATTGTGAACATTACCATGGATGCTCCAAAATATCAGGAACAACGGCTAGTGAGGCAGCCAGTTGACATCATCTTTACTGTGAACGGTTCTGCTGGTCATTTGACTGGGTCAGAGATCAGCAACGCTTTGATGAAGCTCACCATGGTGGAATTTAGCTATTACATGGGCTTTCCTGTGCTGCAGATTGCTGAGCGTGGGTCCAATAGGGTTCTCTCTCTATTGTCTagaaatttcaatttatttgtgTATTACATTCATAGTAAACATTATTCtgcttaaactttttttaacagctttcGATTATCCAGAGTTGAACACCAGCCAGCTGCTTCGCTCCACCTGGGTTAGAACAGGTATCATCCTCATAGCTTTTTGTAGCATGCTGCAAATCTGCTAAAACTACTTAAAGCCAATACTAGATTattatcttatttatttttatgtcttatAGTGCTCCTAGGTGTGCTTGACGAAAAGGTGGGGGAGAGGACCTTTCAAGCTAGCATGGAACGTCGGGTGGCCATGTTACTTGGGGAAGCTACTGGATTAGTCAGACGTGTTAAGAGAGCCACCACCGTAGGCAACAGCACTGTTCAGGTAATGTCTTTTAAGCTGAGGTTCCATGCGTCCATTATCTGTTACCGCTTATCCTATTTAGGTCATggggaggctggagcctatccctgCTGTCATCGGGCAAGAGGcgggggtacaccctggacaggtcatcagTCTATCTGAGGGACACAGCGAGACGTACACAGACAACTctttgcactcacattcacacctgcgGGAAATTTTatattcaccaattaacctaaaatgcatttctttggactgtgggaaaccagagtaccgggaagaaacccacacaagcacggagGGAACATTCAAGCGCCACACAGAAAGTGTAGCCAGCCGGGGTGTGAACCCACcaccttctagctgtgatgCGGCAGCGTTATCCACTCCACACTAATCAGTCATGCTGTCTTAAGTTGGGCTTTTAAGACTCAATTCTAAACTGCTGTAAAGACATGGAATTGTTTTTCCTAAACTGACTCCAAATGTGTATTTTGCCGTATAAAATAATagcattttcttgtttattaGATAACAAAACTTGCACAACCCTTAAACTGACCGTTTGTTAATGGATTACTCTCTAAATCTTAAGAAAAAGCATACTCCCTCTTGCCATTTCTACTATTATTCCCTGATGCAAGCTCTCTCTACTAACTTGCCTGAGTACTGAGGAGTCATGTGAGTGTTGCAGTGTTTGTCAACATTGAAAGCCTTACTGCTTTACTAATCAGGCTCTAGCTTTTGTGAGTTTGCTCCGCACCTGCTCAGCCCATCTCTAAGGGGATAGAATTGGGCTCTGTCTCTATAGTAACAGCATCCCATTCAGCCCAGGGGCGAGCCACTCAAAGACCAGAACCTCcttgttctttctcctcttcctcatttctCCAGTCCTGTTATTTGATGGTTTCTGAAAGCTGCTAAGAGCAGATCAATTATTaattgtttccc encodes:
- the si:ch211-1e14.1 gene encoding UPF0606 protein KIAA1549 isoform X4, encoding MKCLDLYPRHTMAGLVSSLGLVVMLKALMQAHGQRAAFLGMTVLVTVIAADSSVAEESLLDQPVEILGRVSRSTRSSPSALPAILYTAFKSLDSPGSLQSIPEPNHDNRTANITLFESGNVPLKNSKLIPSEPVLANKSSSSPSASNTSTPLLLLNFEQDGASEQTPTITTSQTGQPLDPPILAVTDHLGDEPYSKILEVNQLSPSLAPLWENKPADDINILANSNEILAPSYNVPFIAPHHTSPSSEPTEASSEDFYPTNSMELDWGSGDYLETMSFLNSDGDDNSLVSKVPADSYDLEDYTETYDTSFPSRVGISPSSSHPFHVSPSPSLMTLNSTGLPLMSVHPYSFFPTIRYTLEPTPTADSDIAEASDLDWPDDFTIQPTDVLLPDMNSLEYYTNQLNKMNSSDTGAEHRGNVTVVSIDATDITPTNSFTNDSKLIEEESSSDLSGAEPHDESTTVITTEPFLDPSIVPSVFFDPSSSIWSGQVSTTDVNTVLTDATLPHATPLLPDDIISSSSIADVHWFITEPFLESNIHTTPVLTQTITFSPVPTEPSGNTIDGITEITPQDSTFPTKSSPNITLDSTEAILNVTFGPPVVLGDQGVTEDGGDILATVNLIPTSREANTIPAVPTTTNATTISYPATTRITATTEASTSVDVISSSSEKTTTAPRLYLCSLDRHAHLVQIDFPSAATVGYAKSQIRDILKAEFNKSVELQVVEPPPKFVFRVVSGPIIYTAISVINALQRSRRRFLSVSPIWTPPDSKYKVHTVLQFVPSSIDVRFCNFSENIEKGLTMAFAEVCRRSKESTDFTVHIVNITMDAPKYQEQRLVRQPVDIIFTVNGSAGHLTGSEISNALMKLTMVEFSYYMGFPVLQIAEPFDYPELNTSQLLRSTWVRTVLLGVLDEKVGERTFQASMERRVAMLLGEATGLVRRVKRATTVGNSTVQVVSATRLPGVDNPLEIVYFVEGPSGQRVPAVETAKLLNRLDVQRAAIVLGYRVQGILAQPIEKGTSSSSDTENTNMWIVIGVVIPLLVVIVIISILYWKLCRTDKLEFQPDAMTSMQQRQKSTTSFRESRTSFYPPSEKDIALIEEEEGESDEEEEYEEEEEEEFKRGKLQAPSVKGFDFAKLHLGQHAKDDIMVIQEAVPPEPGPGPLSIKDGLSASENGEIPTPISKTSASSTKASRSGRRRERISPSDGDSVVSEHSSERESTEENLRAHTTPCDSKQTRKVPINVLNGKNRIGPPPINGTNEHLSSASIFEHVDRMSRNTDASRRLPNKVQLIAMQPMPVPPLHSPPINGKLPDNNQINKEIQVALRHKSEIEHHRNKIRLRAKRKGHYDFPAMDDLSSDLRDVKDQDCVYQKAQLQIDKILDPDAQMPSIFMESKKSCRGRRSPRQRMKEQLNGGMMEADKDQLITEDSDAAYRKCPGVNNVAYVSDPDQCPGSPHRSPSPIEDVFMGPTSSPPGHAPPPPPYMPPQPSIEEARQQMHSLLDDAFALVSPTSQGPTAGITLPGVNSNPPDSSPLNHGPRPWGSSYQALNSFPGRFTELRLSPPSVQGLTPRQGLGSSYLSPEETAGHGEQLQPDSLYSSRSRYADELPSSARPRPVGGSTGAQLHHLTQVGLSSRMNGYPAGARPAPGHNGGIGWNQYYDSRAEAEKDAMPRSGIREPSVPPNHLDPSVVGYMSAPPPLNTSPPNHSSASLIKAIREELLRLSQKQAAVPSYHS
- the si:ch211-1e14.1 gene encoding UPF0606 protein KIAA1549 isoform X6, translated to MKCLDLYPRHTMAGLVSSLGLVVMLKALMQAHGQRAAFLGMTVLVTVIAADSSVAEESLLDQPVEILGRVSRSTRSSPSALPAILYTAFKSLDSPGSLQSIPEPNHDNRTANITLFESGNVPLKNSKLIPSEPVLANKSSSSPSASNTSTPLLLLNFEQDGASEQTPTITTSQTGQPLDPPILAVTDHLGDEPYSKILEVNQLSPSLAPLWENKPADDINILANSNEILAPSYNVPFIAPHHTSPSSEPTEASSEDFYPTNSMELDWGSGDYLETMSFLNSDGDDNSLVSKVPADSYDLEDYTETYDTSFPSRVGISPSSSHPFHVSPSPSLMTLNSTGLPLMSVHPYSFFPTIRYTLEPTPTADSDIAEASDLDWPDDFTIQPTDVLLPDMNSLEYYTNQLNKMNSSDTGAEHRGNVTVVSIDATDITPTNSFTNDSKLIEEESSSDLSGAEPHDESTTVITTEPFLDPSIVPSVFFDPSSSIWSGQVSTTDVNTVLTDATLPHATPLLPDDIISSSSIADVHWFITEPFLESNIHTTPVLTQTITFSPVPTEPSGNTIDGITEITPQDSTFPTKSSPNITLDSTEAILNVTFGPPVVLGDQGVTEDGGDILATVNLIPTSREANTIPAVPTTTNATTISYPATTRITATTEASTSVDVISSSSEKTTTAPRLYLCSLDRHAHLVQIDFPSAATVGYAKSQIRDILKAEFNKSVELQVVEPPPKFVFRVVSGPIIYTAISVINALQRSRRRFLSVSPIWTPPDSKYKVHTVLQFVPSSIDVRFCNFSENIEKGLTMAFAEVCRRSKESTDFTVHIVNITMDAPKYQEQRLVRQPVDIIFTVNGSAGHLTGSEISNALMKLTMVEFSYYMGFPVLQIAEPFDYPELNTSQLLRSTWVRTVLLGVLDEKVGERTFQASMERRVAMLLGEATGLVRRVKRATTVGNSTVQVVSATRLPGVDNPLEIVYFVEGPSGQRVPAVETAKLLNRLDVQRAAIVLGYRVQGILAQPIEKGTSSSSDTENTNMWIVIGVVIPLLVVIVIISILYWKLCRTDKLEFQPDAMTSMQQRQKLQAPSVKGFDFAKLHLGQHAKDDIMVIQEAVPPEPGPGPLSIKDGLSASENGEIPTPISKTSASSTKASRSGRRRERISPSDGDSVVSEHSSERESTEENLRAHTTPCDSKQTRKVPINVLNGKNRIGPPPINGTNEHLSSASIFEHVDRMSRNTDASRRLPNKVQLIAMQPMPVPPLHSPPINGKLPDNNQINKEIQVALRHKSEIEHHRNKIRLRAKRKGHYDFPAMDDLSSDLRDVKDQDCVYQKAQLQIDKILDPDAQMPSIFMESKKSCRGRRSPRQRMKEQLNGGMMEADKDQLITEDSDAAYRKCPGVNNVAYVSDPDQCPGSPHRSPSPIEDVFMGPTSSPPGHAPPPPPYMPPQPSIEEARQQMHSLLDDAFALVSPTSQGPTAGITLPGVNSNPPDSSPLNHGPRPWGSSYQALNSFPGRFTELRLSPPSVQGLTPRQGLGSSYLSPEETAGHGEQLQPDSLYSSRSRYADELPSSARPRPVGGSTGAQLHHLTQVGLSSRMNGYPAGARPAPGHNGGIGWNQYYDSRAEAEKDAFLDCPDYSSSSIFQMPRSGIREPSVPPNHLDPSVVGYMSAPPPLNTSPPNHSSASLIKAIREELLRLSQKQAAVPSYHS
- the si:ch211-1e14.1 gene encoding UPF0606 protein KIAA1549 isoform X1 gives rise to the protein MKCLDLYPRHTMAGLVSSLGLVVMLKALMQAHGQRAAFLGMTVLVTVIAADSSVAEESLLDQPVEILGRVSRSTRSSPSALPAILYTAFKSLDSPGSLQSIPEPNHDNRTANITLFESGNVPLKNSKLIPSEPVLANKSSSSPSASNTSTPLLLLNFEQDGASEQTPTITTSQTGQPLDPPILAVTDHLGDEPYSKILEVNQLSPSLAPLWENKPADDINILANSNEILAPSYNVPFIAPHHTSPSSEPTEASSEDFYPTNSMELDWGSGDYLETMSFLNSDGDDNSLVSKVPADSYDLEDYTETYDTSFPSRVGISPSSSHPFHVSPSPSLMTLNSTGLPLMSVHPYSFFPTIRYTLEPTPTADSDIAEASDLDWPDDFTIQPTDVLLPDMNSLEYYTNQLNKMNSSDTGAEHRGNVTVVSIDATDITPTNSFTNDSKLIEEESSSDLSGAEPHDESTTVITTEPFLDPSIVPSVFFDPSSSIWSGQVSTTDVNTVLTDATLPHATPLLPDDIISSSSIADVHWFITEPFLESNIHTTPVLTQTITFSPVPTEPSGNTIDGITEITPQDSTFPTKSSPNITLDSTEAILNVTFGPPVVLGDQGVTEDGGDILATVNLIPTSREANTIPAVPTTTNATTISYPATTRITATTEASTSVDVISSSSEKTTTAPRLYLCSLDRHAHLVQIDFPSAATVGYAKSQIRDILKAEFNKSVELQVVEPPPKFVFRVVSGPIIYTAISVINALQRSRRRFLSVSPIWTPPDSKYKVHTVLQFVPSSIDVRFCNFSENIEKGLTMAFAEVCRRSKESTDFTVHIVNITMDAPKYQEQRLVRQPVDIIFTVNGSAGHLTGSEISNALMKLTMVEFSYYMGFPVLQIAEPFDYPELNTSQLLRSTWVRTVLLGVLDEKVGERTFQASMERRVAMLLGEATGLVRRVKRATTVGNSTVQVVSATRLPGVDNPLEIVYFVEGPSGQRVPAVETAKLLNRLDVQRAAIVLGYRVQGILAQPIEKGTSSSSDTENTNMWIVIGVVIPLLVVIVIISILYWKLCRTDKLEFQPDAMTSMQQRQKSTTSFRESRTSFYPPSEKDIALIEEEEGESDEEEEYEEEEEEEFKRGKLQAPSVKGFDFAKLHLGQHAKDDIMVIQEAVPPEPGPGPLSIKDGLSASENGEIPTPISKTSASSTKASRSGRRRERISPSDGDSVVSEHSSERESTEENLRAHTTPCDSKQTRKVPINVLNGKNRIGPPPINGTNEHLSSASIFEHVDRMSRNTDASRRLPNKVQLIAMQPMPVPPLHSPPINGKLPDNNQINKEIQVALRHKSEIEHHRNKIRLRAKRKGHYDFPAMDDLSSDLRDVKDQDCVYQKAQLQIDKILDPDAQMPSIFMESKKSCRGRRSPRQRMKEQLNGGMMEADKDQLITEDSDAAYRKCPGVNNVAYVSDPDQCPGSPHRSPSPIEDVFMGPTSSPPGHAPPPPPYMPPQPSIEEARQQMHSLLDDAFALVSPTSQGPTAGITLPGVNSNPPDSSPLNHGPRPWGSSYQALNSFPGRFTELRLSPPSVQGLTPRQGLGSSYLSPEETAGHGEQLQPDSLYSSRSRYADELPSSARPRPVGGSTGAQLHHLTQVGLSSRMNGYPAGARPAPGHNGGIGWNQYYDSRAEAEKDAFLDCPDYSSSSIFQMPRSGIREPSVPPNHLDPSVVGYMSAPPPLNTSPPNHSSASLIKAIREELLRLSQKQAAVPSYHS